From the genome of Cytobacillus firmus, one region includes:
- a CDS encoding CBO0543 family protein, giving the protein MHCILVLLVSILSYIKGDWKNWERYYPTMLYISVASFIYEFISHSHFHLWELEKGFLNLMGVHLLHNIIINPLIGFVFFSNYPSCLEHKILYYARWMFLFWAAEWLASHFHFISYHNGWNIWWSFQFVAIMFPMIRLHYIHKLRALFLSVPIAALYLFLFDYL; this is encoded by the coding sequence ATGCACTGCATCCTTGTATTATTGGTCAGCATTCTTTCTTACATAAAAGGCGACTGGAAAAACTGGGAAAGATATTATCCCACCATGCTGTATATTTCCGTGGCATCTTTTATTTATGAATTTATTTCTCATAGCCATTTTCACTTATGGGAACTTGAAAAAGGGTTTTTGAATCTGATGGGCGTACACTTATTGCATAACATTATTATTAATCCTTTAATTGGCTTTGTGTTTTTTTCTAATTATCCCAGCTGTCTTGAACATAAAATTTTATATTATGCGCGATGGATGTTTTTGTTTTGGGCGGCTGAATGGCTGGCATCCCACTTTCATTTCATATCCTATCATAATGGGTGGAATATCTGGTGGTCTTTTCAATTTGTGGCCATCATGTTTCCGATGATCCGTTTACACTATATCCATAAACTCCGGGCACTATTTCTTTCCGTTCCGATTGCTGCCCTTTATTTGTTCTTGTTTGATTATCTATAG
- a CDS encoding sensor histidine kinase: MKKLSIKLGIVFFLIIFSLEIFMFFFLHAALVDSRIEEEFFSLQARGNAHRDILEKHFEPDTISHVTLMESEANTDVVITDMNGQLLGSSVKSIDIQDHINRSDSDIPRDGEVVDDNWKEGKFISTVSPIDINGETSGKVFMFQETASIHSLIERLNRHFILTGLIAVFLTLIVIIFLSKGLAKPLIRMKEATSKISKGDFTISLPKNRNDELGDLANSISQLASDLNYLTQERNDFLASISHELRTPLTYIKGYADIVLKRNLSIEDRDKYLIIIHEEVNRLSDLIKDLFDLAKMDKNSFVIQKRPIDLTDFFLKIEQKFSPAFQEKELEFEVICPEGAVIIADPARLEQIIFNLLDNAIKHSSPGAKTFLSVNNKKKDVYINVRDTGKGIPEEDLPYILNRFYRVDKSRTRSLGGTGLGLAIVKELVLAHGGTIAVKSKEGIGTEFELVFKGADNIENDTIS, translated from the coding sequence ATGAAGAAACTTTCAATAAAGCTTGGAATCGTATTTTTTCTGATTATCTTTAGCCTGGAGATTTTTATGTTTTTCTTTTTGCACGCGGCACTGGTAGATTCAAGAATAGAAGAGGAGTTTTTTTCTTTGCAAGCCAGAGGCAACGCCCATAGGGACATTCTCGAAAAGCATTTTGAACCAGATACTATCTCTCATGTAACCTTAATGGAATCCGAGGCAAATACCGATGTTGTGATCACCGATATGAATGGTCAATTACTTGGTTCATCAGTAAAAAGCATCGATATTCAAGACCATATTAACCGTTCAGACTCCGATATCCCGCGTGACGGAGAGGTTGTTGACGACAACTGGAAAGAGGGAAAGTTTATCTCAACGGTAAGTCCTATAGATATTAATGGCGAAACGTCTGGCAAGGTTTTTATGTTTCAGGAAACAGCTTCTATACACTCTTTAATCGAAAGACTTAATAGACACTTTATATTAACAGGACTAATAGCTGTTTTTTTAACCTTAATCGTTATTATATTTCTTTCTAAAGGCCTTGCTAAACCTTTAATAAGAATGAAGGAAGCAACTTCTAAAATCAGCAAAGGAGATTTTACTATTTCTCTCCCAAAAAACAGAAATGACGAACTTGGCGATTTAGCAAATTCTATTTCTCAGCTTGCCAGTGACTTAAATTATTTAACACAAGAGCGGAACGACTTTTTGGCGAGCATCTCACATGAACTCAGGACTCCCCTCACATATATAAAGGGCTATGCAGATATCGTACTTAAACGTAATTTATCAATTGAGGACCGTGATAAATATTTAATTATTATTCATGAGGAAGTAAATCGTCTTTCTGATTTAATTAAGGATCTTTTTGATCTTGCAAAAATGGATAAAAATTCATTCGTTATACAGAAAAGGCCTATAGACTTAACTGACTTTTTTCTGAAAATAGAGCAAAAATTTTCTCCGGCTTTCCAAGAAAAAGAACTGGAATTTGAAGTAATTTGTCCAGAGGGAGCAGTTATTATCGCTGACCCTGCCAGGCTTGAGCAAATCATTTTTAATTTACTGGATAACGCTATTAAACACTCTTCACCCGGGGCCAAAACATTTCTATCTGTAAACAATAAAAAGAAGGATGTCTATATTAACGTTCGAGATACTGGAAAAGGGATTCCCGAAGAAGACCTGCCATATATTCTAAACCGCTTTTATCGTGTAGATAAGTCCAGAACTAGATCTTTAGGAGGAACAGGTTTGGGGCTCGCAATTGTAAAGGAGCTTGTTCTAGCCCATGGGGGTACAATTGCAGTAAAAAGCAAGGAAGGAATAGGAACTGAATTTGAGCTTGTCTTTAAAGGAGCAGATAATATTGAAAACGATACTATTAGTTGA
- a CDS encoding YncE family protein, with the protein MVSTVDTGKGPHGFRISADSKSAYIANMGEDIVSVVNIGSMKEEKRIKIGAAPVTTGVTSDGETLVATFNGENALAVVDLATEKVDKIPVGAGPAQVYIDENDQFAYVANQGTEEAPSSIVTVIDLAARKATAEIKTGKGSHGVVTSPDNKKVLFTNMFEDTVSIIDKEQNKVIETIEVKGVPNGISITE; encoded by the coding sequence GTGGTTAGTACAGTCGATACAGGAAAAGGGCCACATGGATTTAGAATCTCAGCAGACAGTAAGAGCGCTTATATTGCAAACATGGGTGAAGATATAGTCAGTGTTGTTAATATTGGTTCCATGAAAGAGGAAAAACGGATAAAAATAGGAGCAGCTCCTGTTACTACAGGTGTCACTTCAGATGGAGAAACACTTGTTGCTACATTCAATGGAGAAAATGCTCTTGCAGTTGTTGATTTGGCTACTGAGAAGGTTGATAAAATTCCTGTTGGTGCTGGTCCCGCACAAGTCTATATTGATGAAAATGATCAGTTTGCCTATGTTGCAAACCAAGGAACAGAAGAAGCTCCTTCCAGCATTGTTACAGTCATAGACCTTGCTGCAAGGAAAGCAACAGCTGAAATTAAAACTGGAAAAGGATCACATGGAGTCGTAACAAGTCCAGATAATAAGAAAGTCTTATTTACAAATATGTTTGAGGATACGGTCAGTATCATCGATAAAGAACAGAATAAAGTAATTGAAACGATTGAAGTAAAAGGTGTGCCGAATGGAATAAGCATTACAGAATAA
- a CDS encoding helix-turn-helix domain-containing protein translates to MTIIINVDVMLAKRKMSVTELSERVGITMANLSILKNGKAKAIRFSTLEAICKALDCQPGDILEYRSDE, encoded by the coding sequence ATGACAATTATAATCAATGTTGATGTGATGCTCGCAAAACGGAAAATGAGTGTAACGGAACTTTCAGAGAGGGTAGGAATCACAATGGCCAATCTCTCTATTTTAAAAAATGGAAAAGCAAAAGCGATCCGGTTTTCAACTTTGGAGGCCATCTGCAAAGCACTGGACTGTCAGCCTGGAGATATCCTGGAGTACCGCAGTGATGAATAA
- a CDS encoding plastocyanin/azurin family copper-binding protein, which translates to MTANHGTAQADFHLHASGKSEAALTFTSGVYDFYCSIPGYKENGMIGTITVD; encoded by the coding sequence ATCACCGCTAATCATGGCACTGCCCAGGCTGACTTCCACCTTCATGCATCTGGAAAAAGTGAAGCGGCGCTAACTTTTACATCCGGTGTATATGATTTTTACTGTTCTATACCTGGATATAAAGAAAATGGCATGATAGGCACTATTACAGTCGATTGA
- a CDS encoding DUF2975 domain-containing protein — translation MEKVTTLFLKIAVILLGVPILVLCIFLVPELGKVAGELLPKFAFFKYWVYIVFYGSTIPFYFALYQAFKLLRYIDKNKAFSDLSVIALKKIKYCAITIACLHVLVLPLFYVFAEIDDAPGVIFVGMVVPFASMVIAVFAAVLQKLLQEAIDIKSENDLTV, via the coding sequence ATGGAAAAGGTAACAACGCTGTTTTTAAAAATAGCCGTTATTCTATTAGGAGTCCCAATTTTAGTTTTGTGCATTTTTTTAGTGCCTGAGCTGGGAAAGGTCGCAGGTGAATTGCTGCCGAAGTTTGCTTTTTTTAAGTATTGGGTTTACATCGTATTTTATGGGTCTACGATACCGTTTTACTTTGCACTGTATCAGGCTTTCAAACTTTTGCGCTATATTGACAAAAATAAAGCGTTCTCGGATTTATCTGTCATCGCATTAAAGAAAATTAAATACTGTGCCATCACCATTGCCTGTTTGCATGTGCTGGTCCTGCCGCTATTCTATGTTTTTGCAGAGATTGACGATGCCCCAGGTGTCATCTTCGTCGGAATGGTAGTTCCTTTTGCTTCGATGGTTATCGCAGTGTTTGCGGCTGTTCTCCAAAAGCTGCTGCAAGAGGCAATTGATATCAAATCAGAAAATGATTTAACGGTCTGA
- a CDS encoding YdhK family protein yields MFKKDLRKSILFVLLTALLLLLGACSNANEENTENNESNETENTEETQGNMEGMDHSNMDMSGSGEVPEGLEEAASPTHEVGSKAIIESDHMPGMKGAEATIAGAYNTTVYTISYTPTTGGERVEDHKWVIHEELEGAGDEPLEPGEEVTVNADHMEGMDGAAAEIDSAEQTTVYMVDFTTTTDGKEVKNHKWVTESELSSTK; encoded by the coding sequence ATGTTCAAAAAAGATTTAAGGAAATCAATCTTATTTGTATTGCTTACAGCTCTTTTATTACTATTAGGAGCCTGTTCAAATGCAAATGAAGAAAATACGGAAAATAATGAAAGCAACGAGACTGAGAACACGGAAGAGACCCAAGGTAATATGGAAGGCATGGATCATAGCAATATGGATATGTCAGGATCGGGTGAAGTTCCTGAAGGTTTGGAAGAAGCTGCTTCACCAACTCATGAAGTTGGAAGCAAAGCAATTATTGAATCTGATCATATGCCGGGTATGAAGGGCGCTGAAGCAACTATTGCAGGTGCATATAATACTACTGTTTATACGATCTCATATACCCCAACAACCGGGGGAGAAAGAGTGGAAGACCATAAATGGGTGATACATGAGGAGTTAGAAGGAGCTGGAGATGAACCGCTTGAACCTGGAGAAGAAGTTACTGTAAATGCAGACCATATGGAAGGCATGGATGGTGCAGCGGCAGAGATTGACTCAGCTGAACAAACAACTGTTTACATGGTTGACTTTACTACGACAACCGACGGCAAAGAAGTGAAAAATCATAAATGGGTAACAGAAAGTGAGCTGTCCTCAACAAAATAG
- the spoIIP gene encoding stage II sporulation protein P, with protein sequence MKERNHTSMFFIRVHWIYLAFFLFIFSTVFFINYLDLKERLNSSVITATSEKVHANFFLSLMSTEIGPLKSTIKEEETPSISRTAFLTFTNIWPEDIRTFLGREIPAFSAFNTEIAIAGLGTDLTTLPMESAPPLEMLLKEKELAEKDQASPNTPQDKGSSPVPNTGKDVAFIYHSHSWEAFLPLLSGKKSANEAVSLNESKNIIAVGKKLKVELMKRGIGASHSTSNVTEELKKKHWNYNHSYALSRETVIEAMAQKSSISYLIDIHRDSQPKNLTTTTINGEPFARLFFIVGKENRNFERNLALAKELNKKLEEEFPGISRGVFIKTKDDGNGVYNQDLSSQSMLLEFGGVENNNTELDNSIEAFAEVFSEYYWDAEEVNGN encoded by the coding sequence ATGAAAGAAAGGAATCATACTTCCATGTTTTTTATACGAGTTCACTGGATTTATCTTGCCTTTTTTTTATTCATTTTCAGTACTGTATTTTTTATAAATTATCTTGATTTAAAAGAAAGATTAAATTCTTCCGTTATTACAGCTACTAGTGAAAAGGTGCATGCTAATTTTTTCCTAAGCCTAATGTCAACTGAAATAGGCCCGCTAAAGTCAACTATAAAGGAAGAAGAAACGCCATCTATCTCCCGTACGGCATTTCTCACCTTTACCAATATTTGGCCGGAAGACATTCGGACGTTTCTTGGGAGAGAAATTCCTGCTTTTTCTGCCTTTAACACCGAAATTGCCATTGCAGGACTCGGAACAGACCTCACTACTTTGCCAATGGAATCTGCTCCCCCGTTGGAGATGCTTTTGAAAGAGAAAGAACTGGCAGAGAAGGACCAAGCTAGTCCAAATACTCCACAAGACAAGGGATCCTCGCCAGTTCCAAATACTGGTAAGGATGTGGCATTTATTTATCATTCTCATAGCTGGGAAGCCTTTTTGCCATTACTGTCCGGGAAAAAATCGGCAAATGAAGCTGTAAGTTTAAATGAAAGTAAAAACATTATAGCGGTTGGCAAAAAGCTGAAAGTTGAATTAATGAAGCGAGGGATAGGAGCAAGCCATAGTACTTCGAATGTTACAGAGGAATTGAAAAAGAAACATTGGAATTATAATCATTCCTATGCTCTTTCTAGAGAAACAGTAATAGAGGCAATGGCCCAAAAATCATCAATTAGCTATCTTATTGATATTCACAGAGACTCCCAGCCAAAGAACCTTACAACGACAACAATAAATGGGGAGCCATTTGCAAGATTATTTTTTATCGTCGGAAAGGAAAATAGAAACTTTGAAAGAAATCTTGCACTAGCTAAAGAATTAAATAAAAAGCTGGAAGAAGAATTTCCGGGAATTAGCAGAGGTGTTTTTATAAAAACAAAAGATGATGGGAATGGAGTATATAATCAAGACCTTTCCAGCCAATCAATGCTGCTTGAGTTCGGAGGAGTAGAAAATAATAACACTGAATTAGATAATTCTATTGAAGCATTTGCGGAAGTTTTCAGTGAATATTACTGGGATGCTGAGGAAGTAAACGGAAATTGA
- a CDS encoding urease accessory protein UreH domain-containing protein, with the protein MYEFFSTISNFLSQPLINIVLNTKDIPIIFAFILGLVGALAPCQFTGNLGAITLYGNKSFQMNVAWKEVVFFTLGKIAVFSSFGLLVWIFGSEVKTTMTVYFPWIRRIIGPMFILIGLFFLGFIKFSKTISLGGIIIGFQKEGSLGAFLMGVSFSLGFCPTMFVLFFITLMPMAISVNYGMIMPPIFAIGTSLPLIIAVFLIWYLELGGRLMKKGRRMGAIVQKVTGIIMLIIGVLDTITYWSF; encoded by the coding sequence ATGTATGAATTTTTCAGTACAATAAGCAACTTCCTTAGTCAGCCTCTAATTAATATAGTTTTGAACACCAAGGATATTCCCATAATTTTTGCTTTTATTTTGGGCCTTGTCGGTGCATTGGCCCCCTGTCAATTTACTGGGAATTTGGGCGCAATTACACTGTATGGAAATAAATCTTTCCAAATGAATGTTGCCTGGAAAGAAGTCGTGTTCTTTACACTAGGGAAAATAGCTGTCTTTTCATCTTTTGGTTTATTAGTGTGGATCTTCGGAAGTGAAGTAAAGACTACTATGACGGTTTATTTTCCTTGGATTAGAAGAATTATTGGTCCCATGTTTATATTGATAGGATTATTTTTCCTTGGATTCATCAAATTCAGTAAAACAATTTCCCTTGGGGGAATTATTATAGGGTTTCAAAAGGAAGGCAGCTTGGGAGCATTCTTAATGGGAGTGAGTTTTAGCCTTGGTTTTTGTCCGACCATGTTTGTATTATTCTTCATCACACTGATGCCAATGGCTATCTCAGTAAATTATGGGATGATAATGCCTCCTATCTTTGCAATAGGGACTTCTTTGCCTTTAATTATTGCTGTATTTCTTATATGGTACCTGGAACTGGGAGGAAGATTAATGAAAAAGGGGCGAAGAATGGGGGCTATTGTGCAAAAAGTAACTGGTATCATAATGCTGATAATTGGAGTACTTGATACTATTACATACTGGAGTTTTTAG
- a CDS encoding STAS domain-containing protein — translation MRERITLINHTKVDYKKKISENILRRKHELIKQKKDLESNQISESMGTRLQQWRENIIEIYAHSIASDKETTYKILNEWGEEAVDTLVNYSLPIDIALKEVRDYRNLIGRIIRDDASQRELTIAQFYEIISDFDSVVDRAVHWLSISYSKKFYTRINLAEAAALELSIPVIKITDKIGILPLIGDIDTQRAQELMEKALTKSNEYFLEHIIIDLSGVPVVDTMVANRIIRVVESLMLLGVKATLTGIRPEIAQTMIHLGINISHIEVATSLQKALQSLLKIKL, via the coding sequence ATGAGGGAGAGGATTACCCTGATCAATCACACAAAGGTTGATTATAAGAAGAAAATTTCTGAGAACATTCTCAGAAGAAAGCATGAATTAATCAAGCAAAAAAAAGATTTAGAATCCAACCAGATTTCAGAATCAATGGGTACCAGATTACAGCAATGGCGAGAAAATATAATCGAGATCTATGCACATTCAATTGCAAGTGATAAAGAAACAACTTATAAAATTCTTAATGAATGGGGAGAGGAAGCTGTAGACACATTAGTGAATTATAGTCTCCCAATTGATATAGCACTAAAGGAAGTCAGGGATTATAGAAACCTCATTGGCCGTATTATCAGGGACGACGCATCCCAGCGGGAACTGACAATAGCACAATTCTATGAAATCATTTCAGACTTTGATTCTGTGGTGGATCGGGCTGTTCATTGGCTGAGTATTTCATATTCTAAGAAATTCTACACACGTATTAATTTAGCAGAAGCGGCAGCATTGGAATTATCGATTCCAGTTATTAAAATCACTGATAAAATCGGAATCCTGCCTTTGATAGGAGATATTGATACTCAAAGAGCCCAGGAATTAATGGAGAAGGCTCTTACAAAAAGCAATGAGTATTTTTTGGAGCATATCATTATCGACTTATCAGGCGTTCCTGTTGTGGATACGATGGTTGCAAACCGAATAATTAGAGTTGTAGAATCATTGATGCTTTTAGGTGTTAAAGCTACATTAACAGGAATCAGACCTGAAATTGCTCAAACAATGATTCACCTGGGGATCAATATTTCTCACATTGAAGTGGCCACAAGTCTTCAAAAAGCATTACAAAGCTTATTGAAGATTAAACTTTAA
- a CDS encoding DUF817 domain-containing protein, whose product MRSLKQLFRFGWEQALSCLFPVVIFASLALTKFLPMPFLPRYDWLLIICLLMQWAMLKSGLETKDELKVITLFHIIGLALELFKVHMGSWAYPEEGYSKVFGVPLYSGFMYASVASYLCQAWRRLKVNLIKWPPFLAVVPLAAAIYLNFFTHHFWIDIRWWLSGLVIIVFWKSWVRYEVGGKGYRMPIALSFVLIGFFIWVAENIATFFGAWEYPNQAEAWSLVHLGKVSSWLLLVIVSFLIVATLKQVKGKTAGQ is encoded by the coding sequence ATGAGATCATTGAAGCAGCTGTTTCGTTTCGGCTGGGAGCAGGCCTTGTCCTGTTTGTTTCCTGTTGTCATTTTTGCTTCTTTAGCTTTAACTAAATTCCTGCCGATGCCTTTTCTCCCGCGGTATGACTGGCTGCTGATCATCTGTCTTCTGATGCAGTGGGCGATGCTGAAATCAGGGCTTGAAACGAAGGATGAGTTGAAGGTTATCACGCTGTTCCACATCATTGGCCTTGCACTCGAACTTTTTAAGGTACATATGGGCTCGTGGGCATATCCGGAGGAGGGGTATTCCAAAGTTTTTGGGGTTCCTTTGTACAGCGGCTTCATGTATGCCAGTGTAGCAAGTTATCTCTGCCAGGCGTGGAGAAGGCTGAAGGTTAACCTGATCAAGTGGCCGCCATTCCTGGCAGTAGTGCCACTTGCCGCTGCAATTTATTTAAATTTTTTCACGCACCATTTTTGGATTGATATCCGCTGGTGGCTGTCGGGTTTGGTGATCATTGTATTTTGGAAATCCTGGGTCCGTTATGAGGTTGGCGGAAAGGGTTACCGAATGCCTATTGCGCTTTCTTTTGTTCTGATCGGGTTCTTTATATGGGTAGCTGAGAATATTGCGACATTCTTTGGGGCCTGGGAGTATCCGAATCAGGCAGAGGCGTGGAGCCTTGTTCATTTGGGGAAAGTGAGTTCCTGGCTTTTGCTGGTGATTGTCAGCTTCCTGATCGTTGCCACCCTAAAGCAGGTTAAGGGGAAGACTGCAGGGCAATAA
- a CDS encoding response regulator transcription factor: protein MKTILLVDDESRMMDLLALYLTPIGFKCVKKSSAIEAIRFIETQPADLVLLDVMMPEMDGWTACKELKKVRDIPIIMLTARSEKPDIVKGLKLGADDYILKPFDEEELVARIEAVLRRTATDEEFISFKGLILKPDSYELYFKDKEVLLTPKEFAMVQLFISNRNKVFSRDHLIESVWGYGVSIEDRTIDSHVRNIREKLRKAGFPADDYLLTVWGVGYKWTGKE, encoded by the coding sequence TTGAAAACGATACTATTAGTTGATGATGAATCTAGAATGATGGATTTACTTGCCCTGTATTTAACCCCAATAGGTTTTAAATGCGTCAAAAAGTCATCTGCAATAGAAGCAATCAGGTTTATAGAAACTCAGCCCGCAGATTTAGTACTATTAGATGTGATGATGCCTGAAATGGATGGCTGGACAGCATGCAAAGAATTAAAAAAAGTCAGAGATATCCCGATTATCATGCTTACCGCGAGAAGTGAGAAACCTGATATTGTTAAAGGGTTAAAATTAGGAGCTGATGATTATATTTTAAAGCCTTTTGATGAAGAAGAACTTGTAGCAAGGATTGAAGCAGTACTTAGAAGAACTGCAACAGACGAAGAGTTCATTTCATTTAAGGGGCTTATACTTAAACCAGATTCCTATGAGCTTTATTTTAAAGATAAAGAGGTATTACTGACACCCAAAGAATTTGCAATGGTACAGTTATTCATAAGTAACAGAAATAAGGTTTTCTCTAGAGATCACCTAATTGAATCGGTTTGGGGATATGGTGTCTCGATTGAAGACCGTACGATAGACTCTCATGTTAGAAACATACGAGAAAAACTGAGAAAAGCAGGATTTCCCGCTGACGATTATTTGTTAACCGTTTGGGGCGTTGGATATAAATGGACAGGAAAGGAATAG